A stretch of Tripterygium wilfordii isolate XIE 37 chromosome 11, ASM1340144v1, whole genome shotgun sequence DNA encodes these proteins:
- the LOC120008505 gene encoding uncharacterized protein LOC120008505, whose amino-acid sequence MVSPIYQMGNKDMGPPWLIPMLRESYFIPCSIHGEANKSECNLFCLDCMGNALCSYCLIHHKDHRIVQIRRSSYHNVVRVNEIQKYIDISCVQTYIINSAKIVFLNERPQPRPGKGVTNTCEICCRSLLDSFRFCSLGCKLGGMKRGDPELSFTLRGKQGKDAFHGGFESDESSTPKKIKRTRMFNRLMDGLTLSCNGGERYSSSGDEATDISPSTPPIFNHRNSRRRKGIPHRAPF is encoded by the exons ATG GTGAGTCCAATTTACCAAATGGGGAACAAAGATATGGGTCCGCCATGGCTGATACCAATGCTAAGAGAAAGCTATTTCATCCCCTGTTCAATCCACGGGGAGGCCAATAAGAGTGAATGCAACCTCTTCTGTTTGGATTGTATGGGGAATGCTCTCTGCTCTTACTGTCTCATTCACCATAAGGATCATCGAATTGTTCAG ATAAGGCGATCCTCATACCACAACGTGGTGAGGGTGAATGAGATACAGAAGTATATCGACATATCTTGCGTGCAGACATACATTATCAATAGTGCAAAGATTGTGTTTCTGAATGAACGCCCCCAACCAAGGCCTGGAAAAGGAGTCACCAATACTTGCGAGATTTGTTGCAGAAGCCTCCTCGATTCCTTTAGATTTTGCTCTCTTGGGTGCAAG cttggaggcatgaagcgtggAGACCCTGAGCTGAGTTTTACACTAAGAGGGAAGCAGGGTAAGGATGCATTCCATGGAGGGTTTGAATCTGATGAGTCATCAACACCAAAGAAGATTAAAAGAACGCGTATGTTCAACCGTTTGATGGATGGACTCACACTTTCTTGTAATGGAGGAGAGAGGTACTCCAGTTCTGGAGACGAGGCCACTGACATTTCTCCATCGACTCCTCCCATTTTCAATCATCGGAATTCCAGGAGAAGGAAGGGTATACCCCATCGCGCCCCTTTTTAG